One window of Arvicola amphibius chromosome 6, mArvAmp1.2, whole genome shotgun sequence genomic DNA carries:
- the Sync gene encoding syncoilin, translated as MASPEPLRGGDGARPAREAGTEASSPLQDAESPKEAMTLSPEATLSLEGTVNLEDILYLGDSVDFEESLYVEESEKPEEILCIDESRQPEEALDLEEPVSSEEPLFVEEPVKPDEVQLSQEPVEPAKNPSPEQTACEGEMVAPEESLPAPPIPSTEEDLSMEDLELLEGRFEECVQAVSQLEEERDQLIHELVLLREPALQEVQQIHQDILAAYKLHAQAELERDGLREEIRMVKQKLFKVTKECVAYQYQLECRQQDVAQFADCKEALSTRAAQLSGELTQLRDAYQKQKEQLQQQLEAPPAQSDGHFLQESRRLSTQFENLMAESRQGLEEEYEPQLLRLLERKEAGTKALQDTQAEIQKMKEALRPLQAEARQLHLQNRNLEDQITLVRQKRDEEVQQYREQLEEMEERQRQLRSGVQVQQQKNKEMEQLRTSLAEELSTYKNSLEMYGRICNPETTKHLYQSTTRDGLFTKQERVPAAGKQFIL; from the exons ATGGCCAGTCCGGAACCCCTGCGCGGCGGGGACGGCGCCCGGCCTGCGAG GGAAGCAGGCACAGAGGCCAGTTCTCCTCTTCAGGACGCCGAATCTCCGAAGGAGGCCATGACTTTGAGCCCAGAGGCTACTCTATCTTTGGAGGGGACTGTGAACCTAGAAGACATTCTCTATCTGGGGGACTCAGTGGACTTTGAAGAGAGCCTCTACGTGGAAGAGTCTGAGAAGCCAGAGGAGATACTATGTATCGATGAATCGAGGCAGCCGGAGGAGGCTCTGGATCTGGAAGAGCCGGTGAGTTCAGAGGAGCCCCTGTTTGTGGAGGAGCCTGTGAAACCAGATGAGGTACAGTTGTCCCAGGAGCCTGTGGAGCCAGCTAAGAACCCAAGCCCCGAGCAGACTGCTTGTGAGGGAGAGATGGTGGCCCCGGAGGAAAGCCTTCCGGCTCCACCGATTCCCAGCACAGAGGAGGACCTCAGCATGGAGGACCTGGAGTTGCTGGAGGGCCGGTTCGAGGAGTGTGTACAGGCTGTATCCCAGTTGGAAGAGGAGAGGGACCAGCTTATCCACGAGCTTGTGCTGCTCCGGGAACCAGCCCTGCAGGAGGTGCAGCAAATCCACCAGGACATCCTGGCTGCCTATAAGCTGCACGCCCAGGCCGAGCTGGAGCGGGATGGGCTCAGGGAGGAGATCCGGATGGTGAAGCAGAAGCTGTTCAAGGTGACCAAGGAATGCGTGGCCTACCAATACCAGCTGGAGTGCCGTCAGCAGGACGTGGCTCAGTTTGCTGATTGCAAGGAAGCGCTGAGCACTCGGGCAGCCCAGCTCTCGGGAGAACTCACCCAGCTCCGCGACGCCtatcagaaacagaaggaacagttGCAGCAACAACTAGAAGCACCCCCAGCCCAGAGCGATGGGCACTTCCTCCAGGAGAGTCGGCGGCTGTCGACACAGTTTGAAAATCTCATGGCCGAAAGCCGCCAGGGCCTGGAAGAGGAGTATGAGCCTCAGCTGCTGCGGCTCCtggagaggaaagaggcagggaccAAAGCGCTGCAGGACACCCAGGCCGAGATCCAAAAGATGAAGGAGGCGCTGAGACCCCTGCAAGCCGAGGCCCGTCAGCTCCACCTtcagaacaggaacctggaggaccAGATCACACTCGTGAGGCAGAAACGTGACGAGGAGGTTCAACAGTACAGG GAGCAgctggaggagatggaggagaggcagaggcagttacgAAGTGGTGTGCAGGTCCAGCAGCAGAAGAACAAAGAGATGGAGCAGCTGAGGACCAGCCTCGCTGAAGAGCTTTCGACGTATAA GAACTCTTTAGAAATGTATGGCCGGATATGTAACCCAGAAACAACAAAGCATTTGTATCAAAGCACCACCAGGGATGGACTTTTCACCAAACAGGAAAGAGTGCCAGCAGCTGGCAAGCAATTCATCCTGTGA